The following coding sequences lie in one Deltaproteobacteria bacterium genomic window:
- a CDS encoding thioredoxin domain-containing protein, protein MPVLEQVLEKYPKEVKLIFKNFPLRMHKFAAKAALAALAAKEQGKFWEYHDLLYANFNSLNDEKILSLARGMGLDMERFEKSMADPGALALVNRDMQEGVGAGVRGTPTIFVNGKLLRDRSFNGFQAAIEKELKKAK, encoded by the coding sequence GTGCCTGTACTCGAGCAGGTGCTCGAGAAATATCCGAAAGAGGTCAAGCTCATATTCAAGAATTTCCCCTTGAGGATGCACAAGTTTGCGGCGAAAGCGGCGCTGGCGGCGCTGGCGGCGAAAGAGCAGGGGAAGTTCTGGGAGTACCATGATCTCCTCTATGCCAACTTCAACAGCTTAAACGATGAAAAGATCCTGTCCCTGGCCCGGGGTATGGGCCTGGACATGGAGAGGTTCGAGAAGTCCATGGCAGACCCCGGTGCCCTGGCGCTGGTAAACAGGGACATGCAGGAAGGAGTCGGGGCCGGCGTGAGGGGCACCCCCACGATATTCGTCAACGGAAAGCTGCTCAGGGACCGCAGCTTCAACGGCTTTCAGGCGGCAA